In Rhodothermus marinus DSM 4252, a single genomic region encodes these proteins:
- a CDS encoding glycosyltransferase family 2 protein encodes MPHDEARPLLSLCMIVKNEAEYLETCLKLARPHVDEIVVIDTGSTDGTQDIARRYADVFEEIEWPNSFAAARNYSLDRASGRYILILDGDEYIADPQGWSLIRSILSERHIAALRLKLLNLLPLNSLVKAESVYQERIFPNHPILRYERKVHNQIYQNIVRYKNENGGFIIDVPVEITHFGYAHNYDKIIGKYTRRIPLLEEEYDQAANLTMKYYYAFQLGVVYFMLKDFEKAAFFLESIDFNQMGKDNMMNAFYSQVLLIQSYLELGEYNKALVCCNQLLSYRINEPVLYYLTGISLLLNDKVKEGISFLIESLELNMKKDKTRFLLNDRIVLKNLKIVFEKIGWADVANQISFDDKRYCGAGSKINGILKKIQYCILQTLPESQ; translated from the coding sequence ATGCCCCACGACGAGGCGCGACCGCTGCTGTCGCTCTGCATGATCGTCAAAAACGAGGCCGAATACCTGGAGACTTGCCTGAAGCTGGCCCGGCCGCACGTGGACGAAATCGTCGTCATCGATACGGGCTCGACCGACGGCACGCAGGACATCGCCCGGCGCTATGCCGACGTGTTCGAGGAAATCGAATGGCCCAATTCCTTCGCCGCCGCCCGCAACTACAGCCTCGACCGCGCCTCGGGACGGTATATTTTGATTCTGGACGGAGATGAATATATCGCCGATCCTCAGGGATGGAGCTTAATTAGATCAATTCTGTCTGAGCGCCACATTGCTGCATTAAGACTAAAGTTACTCAATTTACTTCCATTAAACAGTCTTGTTAAAGCAGAATCAGTTTATCAAGAGCGCATCTTTCCTAATCATCCAATCTTAAGATATGAAAGAAAGGTGCACAATCAGATATATCAAAATATTGTTCGTTATAAAAATGAAAATGGAGGTTTTATAATTGATGTTCCTGTAGAAATAACTCATTTTGGATATGCTCATAATTACGATAAGATAATAGGTAAATATACTCGCAGAATTCCTTTATTGGAAGAAGAATATGATCAGGCTGCAAATTTGACAATGAAATATTATTATGCATTTCAATTGGGAGTTGTTTATTTTATGTTAAAGGATTTTGAGAAAGCTGCATTTTTTCTTGAAAGTATCGATTTTAATCAAATGGGTAAAGATAATATGATGAATGCCTTTTATAGTCAAGTTTTGCTTATTCAATCTTATTTAGAATTGGGGGAATACAATAAGGCATTGGTTTGCTGTAATCAATTGTTGAGTTATCGAATAAATGAACCTGTTTTGTATTATCTGACTGGAATTTCGCTATTGCTCAACGATAAGGTAAAAGAAGGAATAAGTTTTCTTATAGAATCATTAGAGTTGAATATGAAGAAAGATAAGACAAGATTTTTATTGAATGATAGAATTGTATTGAAAAATTTAAAGATTGTATTTGAGAAAATTGGCTGGGCAGATGTTGCAAACCAAATAAGTTTCGATGATAAAAGATATTGTGGTGCTGGATCAAAAATAAATGGAATACTCAAAAAGATTCAATATTGTATATTGCAAACATTACCGGAGAGCCAATGA
- a CDS encoding flagellin, translating to MGFGDLTRINTNLQSLQAYTYLQRTNTELGLRQLRLATGSRINRAEDDSAGYSIAAKLKAKIRGQEQALANIGDAKSLLTVAEGSLNSIMDILQTMKEKVVQAANDTMGTSERAAIQNQLDALAAEIDDIVGETEFNGTALFTSSTLTFQVNAEQGDTFQVTIGSLSASGLSVASLDVSSASSAGSAIAKIDAAIQTVADKLADIGSYQRRLSFKLDNLATAKDNYEAARSRIADADFAYEQMQLAKLQILQQTGIAALAQANAAPQAVLQLF from the coding sequence ATGGGTTTCGGAGACCTGACCCGCATTAACACGAACCTGCAGTCGTTGCAGGCCTACACCTACCTGCAGCGCACCAACACCGAACTCGGCCTGCGCCAGCTGCGCCTGGCCACTGGCAGCCGCATCAACCGCGCCGAAGACGACTCGGCCGGCTATTCCATCGCGGCCAAACTCAAAGCCAAAATCCGCGGCCAGGAACAGGCCCTGGCCAACATCGGCGACGCCAAATCCCTGCTTACCGTCGCCGAAGGCAGCCTCAACTCCATCATGGACATCCTCCAGACCATGAAGGAGAAAGTCGTCCAGGCTGCCAACGACACCATGGGCACTTCCGAGCGAGCCGCCATCCAGAACCAGCTTGATGCGCTGGCGGCCGAAATTGACGACATCGTTGGAGAGACCGAATTCAACGGCACGGCGCTCTTTACCTCCAGCACACTCACCTTCCAGGTCAACGCTGAGCAGGGCGACACCTTTCAGGTCACGATCGGTTCGCTTTCGGCCAGCGGCCTGAGCGTGGCGAGTCTCGACGTCAGTTCGGCCTCCTCTGCTGGCTCGGCGATCGCCAAGATCGACGCAGCCATCCAGACCGTAGCCGACAAACTTGCCGACATCGGTTCCTATCAGCGGCGTCTTTCGTTCAAGCTGGACAATCTGGCTACGGCGAAGGACAACTACGAGGCTGCGCGCAGCCGCATTGCCGACGCCGACTTCGCCTACGAGCAGATGCAGTTGGCCAAGCTGCAGATCCTGCAGCAAACCGGCATTGCGGCGCTCGCACAGGCTAATGCAGCACCGCAGGCTGTTCTGCAGTTGTTCTAA
- a CDS encoding flagellin: MSFGDMTRINTNLQSLQAYTYLQRTNSELGLRQLRLATGSRINRAEDDSAGYSIAAKLKAKIRGQEQALANIGDAKSLLTVAEGSLNSIMEILQTMKEKAVQAANDTMGTSERAAIKNQLDALAAEIDDIVGETEFNGTALFTSSTLTFQVNAEQGDTFQVTIGSLSASGLSVASLNVSSASSAGSAIAKIDAAIQTVADKLADIGDYQKRLSFKLDNLATAKDNYEAARSRIADADFAYEQMQLAKLQILQQTGVAALAQANAAPQAILQLFG, translated from the coding sequence ATGTCGTTCGGAGACATGACCCGCATCAACACGAACCTGCAGTCGTTGCAGGCCTACACCTACCTGCAGCGCACCAACAGCGAACTCGGCCTGCGCCAACTGCGCCTGGCCACCGGCAGCCGCATCAACCGCGCCGAAGACGACTCGGCTGGCTACTCCATCGCGGCCAAACTCAAAGCCAAAATCCGCGGCCAGGAACAGGCCCTGGCCAACATCGGCGACGCCAAATCCCTCCTCACCGTCGCCGAAGGCAGCCTCAACTCCATCATGGAAATCCTCCAGACCATGAAGGAAAAGGCCGTGCAGGCTGCCAACGACACCATGGGCACTTCCGAGCGAGCCGCCATCAAGAACCAGCTTGATGCGCTGGCGGCCGAAATTGACGACATCGTTGGAGAGACCGAATTCAACGGCACGGCGCTCTTTACCTCCAGCACACTCACCTTCCAGGTCAACGCTGAGCAGGGCGACACCTTTCAGGTCACGATCGGTTCGCTTTCGGCCAGCGGCCTGAGCGTGGCGAGTCTGAACGTCAGTTCGGCCTCCTCTGCTGGCTCGGCGATCGCCAAGATCGACGCAGCCATCCAGACCGTAGCCGACAAACTTGCCGACATCGGTGATTACCAGAAACGTCTTTCGTTCAAGCTGGACAATCTGGCTACGGCGAAGGACAACTACGAGGCTGCGCGCAGCCGCATTGCCGACGCCGACTTCGCCTACGAGCAGATGCAGCTGGCCAAGCTGCAGATCCTGCAGCAGACGGGTGTGGCGGCGCTCGCCCAGGCCAACGCCGCCCCCCAGGCTATCCTCCAGCTGTTTGGCTAA
- the hemB gene encoding porphobilinogen synthase, whose product MEMQTTQSVTLSLIERPRRLRRTEAIRRMVRETRLSVDQLVAPLFVVEGHGVRQEVPSMPGQYRLSIDELVREARELHALGIPAVALFPALDESLKTPDGREAFNPDGLYPRAIRAVKEAVPELLVITDVALDPYSSDGHDGIVRDGRILNDETVEILARMAVVQAQAGADIVAPSDMMDGRVGAIRRALDEAGFTEVAILSYTAKYASAFYGPFRDALDSAPRHRPGVPPDKKTYQMDPANAREALRELRLDLEEGADMVMVKPALPYLDVIYRVKQASDVPVAAYHVSGEYAMLKAAALNGWLDEKAAVLEALTAICRAGADVILTYFAKQVAQWLQK is encoded by the coding sequence ATGGAAATGCAAACGACACAGAGCGTGACGCTTTCGCTGATCGAGCGTCCCCGTCGGTTGCGCCGGACCGAAGCCATCCGGCGCATGGTGCGCGAAACGCGCCTGTCGGTGGACCAGCTCGTAGCGCCGCTGTTCGTCGTCGAGGGCCACGGCGTGCGCCAGGAAGTGCCCTCGATGCCGGGCCAGTACCGGCTCAGCATCGACGAACTGGTACGGGAGGCGCGGGAGCTGCACGCGCTGGGCATCCCGGCCGTGGCGTTGTTTCCGGCGCTGGACGAATCGCTCAAGACGCCCGACGGCCGCGAGGCGTTCAACCCGGACGGCCTCTATCCCCGGGCCATCCGGGCAGTCAAGGAGGCCGTGCCCGAGCTGCTGGTCATCACCGACGTGGCGCTGGACCCCTACTCGTCGGATGGTCACGACGGCATCGTACGCGACGGCCGCATTCTCAACGACGAGACGGTGGAGATCCTGGCCCGGATGGCCGTTGTGCAGGCGCAGGCCGGCGCCGACATCGTGGCCCCCTCGGACATGATGGACGGCCGCGTGGGCGCCATCCGCCGGGCACTTGACGAAGCCGGCTTCACCGAAGTGGCGATTCTCTCCTACACGGCCAAATACGCCTCGGCCTTCTACGGGCCCTTCCGGGATGCGCTCGACTCGGCCCCGCGCCATCGGCCCGGCGTCCCGCCGGACAAGAAAACCTACCAGATGGACCCGGCCAACGCCCGTGAAGCGCTGCGCGAGCTGCGGCTGGATCTGGAAGAAGGCGCCGACATGGTCATGGTCAAGCCGGCGCTCCCTTATCTGGACGTCATCTATCGGGTAAAGCAGGCTTCTGATGTGCCGGTGGCCGCCTACCACGTCAGCGGCGAGTACGCCATGCTCAAAGCGGCCGCGCTGAACGGCTGGCTCGACGAAAAAGCCGCGGTGCTCGAAGCGCTCACGGCCATCTGTCGCGCCGGTGCCGACGTGATCCTCACCTACTTCGCCAAACAGGTAGCGCAATGGCTGCAGAAGTAA
- the cysS gene encoding cysteine--tRNA ligase, giving the protein MEGSSKTLRLYNTLTRSIEPIYPLERNRLRLYACGPTVYTYAHIGNFRSFLTADLIVRVAQALGWQTVYVCNVTDVGHLTVDDYADASGEDKLERALRSEEGRRFPNIWDLARYYTQAFLEDWQTLKLVEPDVRPRATEHIRQQILAIEQLVKTGHAYETRQGVYFHVPSFPDYGKLSGNRDPEQLARAVRDVVQDPEKRDPRDFALWKKDEKHLMQWYSPWGWGFPGWHIECSVMSMEYLGETFDLHLGGEDLIFPHHECEIAQAESLTGKPLARYWVHTRFLLVEGEKMSKSKGNFFTVRELIFPPEAGGQGIDPMALRYALISGKYREPLNFTRKHLRDSIRIVQRYQEAARHVEAALESDRSGPDRLGDRLSTIYDKTLEALCDDLNTPVALAAALEGVKLILGFGDQLNRASAESARRWLDQIDALLGFVYPPERPCAHTRREKDPFVEKVERLLAERDAARRARDFARADAIREQLLQMGVEVMDTPEGTRWRRKVLV; this is encoded by the coding sequence ATGGAGGGTTCTTCCAAGACACTGCGTCTGTACAACACGCTCACGCGCTCGATCGAGCCGATCTACCCGCTGGAGCGCAATCGCCTCCGGCTGTATGCCTGCGGGCCCACGGTCTACACCTACGCCCACATCGGTAACTTTCGGAGCTTTCTGACGGCCGATCTGATCGTACGCGTGGCCCAGGCCCTGGGCTGGCAGACGGTTTACGTCTGCAACGTCACGGACGTCGGCCACCTGACCGTCGACGACTACGCCGACGCCAGCGGCGAAGACAAGCTGGAACGCGCCCTGCGCTCCGAAGAAGGCCGCCGCTTCCCCAACATCTGGGACCTGGCCCGCTACTACACGCAGGCCTTTCTGGAAGACTGGCAGACGCTCAAGCTGGTCGAACCGGACGTCCGTCCCCGGGCCACCGAGCACATCCGCCAGCAGATTCTGGCCATCGAACAACTGGTAAAAACCGGCCACGCCTACGAAACGCGCCAGGGCGTCTACTTCCACGTGCCCAGCTTCCCCGACTACGGCAAGCTCTCGGGCAACCGCGATCCGGAGCAGCTCGCCCGGGCCGTGCGCGACGTGGTGCAGGACCCGGAAAAGCGTGACCCCCGCGACTTCGCCCTGTGGAAAAAAGACGAAAAACACCTGATGCAATGGTACAGTCCCTGGGGCTGGGGCTTTCCGGGCTGGCACATCGAGTGCTCGGTCATGTCCATGGAATACCTGGGCGAGACGTTCGATCTGCACCTGGGCGGCGAAGACCTGATCTTTCCCCATCATGAATGCGAAATCGCCCAGGCCGAAAGCCTCACGGGCAAGCCGCTGGCCCGCTACTGGGTGCACACCCGTTTTCTGCTCGTCGAGGGCGAGAAGATGTCCAAGTCGAAGGGCAACTTCTTCACCGTGCGCGAGCTGATCTTCCCGCCCGAGGCCGGCGGCCAGGGCATCGATCCGATGGCGCTGCGCTATGCATTGATTTCCGGCAAATATCGCGAGCCGCTCAACTTCACGCGCAAGCACCTGCGCGACAGCATCCGGATCGTGCAGCGCTACCAGGAAGCCGCCCGACACGTCGAAGCCGCGCTGGAAAGCGACCGTTCCGGGCCGGATCGGCTTGGCGATCGCCTTTCTACGATTTACGATAAGACACTGGAAGCCCTCTGTGACGACCTGAACACCCCGGTGGCGCTGGCCGCGGCGCTCGAAGGCGTCAAGCTGATCCTGGGCTTCGGCGACCAGCTCAACCGGGCCTCGGCCGAAAGCGCCCGGCGCTGGCTGGATCAGATCGATGCGCTGCTGGGCTTCGTCTATCCACCGGAGCGTCCCTGCGCGCACACGCGACGGGAGAAAGATCCGTTCGTGGAGAAAGTCGAGCGCCTGCTGGCCGAGCGCGATGCGGCCCGGCGCGCCCGCGACTTCGCCCGGGCCGATGCCATTCGCGAGCAACTTTTGCAGATGGGCGTCGAAGTGATGGACACGCCCGAAGGCACCCGCTGGCGTCGCAAGGTGCTTGTCTGA
- a CDS encoding MogA/MoaB family molybdenum cofactor biosynthesis protein — protein MSYELHQESARGQTVRCAVVTISDTRTEETDRSGTLIRKRLEEHGHQVAHYAIVPDEPEMIGALLDELAGRVDAILTNGGTGISGRDTTYEVVAARLEKTLPGFGELFRMLSFQEIGSGAMLSRAIGGVYKNTLIFSMPGSLNAVKLALDRLILPELRHLVWEIRRHQPAS, from the coding sequence ATGAGCTACGAACTGCACCAGGAATCGGCACGCGGACAGACCGTCCGCTGCGCCGTCGTCACGATCAGCGACACGCGCACCGAAGAGACCGACCGGAGCGGTACGCTCATCCGCAAGCGGCTCGAAGAGCACGGCCACCAGGTGGCCCACTACGCCATCGTGCCCGACGAACCCGAGATGATCGGGGCGCTCCTGGACGAACTGGCCGGCCGCGTGGACGCGATCCTGACCAACGGCGGCACCGGCATCAGCGGCCGCGACACCACCTACGAAGTGGTGGCCGCCCGCCTCGAAAAAACGTTGCCCGGCTTCGGCGAACTGTTTCGCATGCTCTCCTTTCAGGAAATCGGAAGCGGCGCCATGCTCTCGCGGGCCATCGGCGGCGTGTACAAAAACACGCTGATTTTTTCCATGCCCGGCTCGCTCAATGCCGTCAAGCTGGCCCTCGACCGGCTCATCCTGCCCGAGCTGCGCCATCTGGTCTGGGAAATCCGGCGTCACCAACCGGCCTCCTGA
- the yidD gene encoding membrane protein insertion efficiency factor YidD, whose protein sequence is MQVLRAIGRFLWTLPRRLLIGLVRGYQLIISPHLPDTCRYTPSCSHYAIEAFQKYGAVRGLILTLWRLARCHPWGGYGYDPPRWFGEPRPESPNPEHP, encoded by the coding sequence ATGCAGGTACTTCGCGCCATCGGCCGTTTTCTCTGGACGCTGCCCCGGCGGCTGCTGATCGGACTGGTGCGGGGTTATCAGCTGATCATCAGCCCCCACCTGCCCGACACCTGCCGCTACACCCCGAGTTGCTCGCACTATGCCATCGAGGCGTTCCAGAAATACGGGGCCGTCCGCGGCCTGATCCTGACGCTCTGGCGGCTGGCCCGCTGCCATCCCTGGGGCGGCTACGGATACGATCCACCCCGCTGGTTTGGCGAACCCCGTCCGGAATCCCCCAACCCGGAACATCCATGA
- a CDS encoding cell wall hydrolase codes for MLRGLAICCLVLLARPEAGAAAPPDSLGRRDFLAAFRRLSPLEQDEVLWLARCIYSESNRPEEQRLVAWVVRNRVETRYRGDTYREVVLEPRQFSAFNRPTPRRDLILSLTPRSTVPGWQQALRIALEVFQAPPSARPFPITVRHFYSPISMPSDDPPPWASAGRPYRGPAVAHIDPARFQFFDGIDARLDPEPPAHTSTPPTRPARLSRLWDRLRPSGRVPRPARPIPPQRPGHR; via the coding sequence ATGCTGCGCGGTCTGGCGATCTGTTGTCTGGTGTTACTGGCGCGACCGGAGGCCGGAGCCGCCGCGCCACCTGATTCGCTCGGCCGCCGCGACTTTCTGGCGGCCTTTCGGCGCCTGTCGCCGCTGGAGCAGGACGAGGTGCTCTGGCTGGCCCGGTGCATCTACTCCGAAAGCAACCGTCCCGAGGAGCAGCGGCTGGTGGCCTGGGTCGTGCGCAACCGGGTCGAAACCCGTTACCGAGGCGACACCTACCGCGAAGTGGTGCTGGAGCCCCGTCAGTTCAGCGCCTTCAACCGCCCCACCCCGCGGCGTGATCTGATCCTGAGCCTGACGCCGCGCTCGACCGTACCGGGCTGGCAACAGGCCCTGCGCATTGCGCTCGAAGTCTTCCAGGCGCCGCCTTCGGCCCGGCCGTTCCCGATCACCGTACGCCATTTCTACAGCCCCATCTCCATGCCGAGCGACGATCCGCCTCCGTGGGCCAGCGCCGGGCGGCCCTATCGGGGACCGGCCGTAGCCCACATCGACCCCGCACGGTTTCAGTTTTTCGACGGGATCGATGCCCGGCTCGATCCGGAGCCACCGGCGCATACGTCCACGCCCCCCACACGTCCGGCCCGGTTGTCGCGCCTGTGGGATCGGCTGCGCCCTTCCGGTCGCGTGCCCCGTCCGGCGCGGCCGATTCCGCCGCAACGTCCCGGCCACCGGTGA
- the hisI gene encoding phosphoribosyl-AMP cyclohydrolase has translation MDAQALLEAVRFNEQGLVPAIAQDAETGEILMVAYMNKDTLRQTLETGRMTYWSRSRQEVWVKGATSGHTQEVREVRIDCDGDVLLFKVKQNGGAACHTGHRSCFYRKLEGDRLVEADAPVFDPAQVYRK, from the coding sequence ATGGACGCACAGGCGCTTCTGGAAGCCGTTCGTTTCAACGAGCAGGGGTTGGTGCCGGCAATCGCGCAGGATGCTGAGACCGGAGAGATCCTGATGGTGGCCTATATGAACAAGGACACGCTGCGCCAGACGTTGGAAACCGGACGGATGACCTACTGGAGTCGTTCGCGTCAGGAGGTCTGGGTCAAGGGCGCCACCAGCGGCCATACGCAGGAGGTGCGCGAGGTGCGGATCGACTGTGACGGCGATGTGCTGCTGTTCAAGGTCAAGCAGAACGGTGGGGCCGCCTGCCACACCGGCCACCGCTCCTGCTTCTATCGCAAGCTGGAGGGCGACCGCCTCGTCGAAGCCGACGCCCCGGTGTTCGACCCGGCGCAGGTGTACCGGAAATAG
- a CDS encoding N-acetylmuramoyl-L-alanine amidase family protein, with protein sequence MRAALLLLLIGCFWESAWAHALPQVTRVSFAPRSDQSGYVIRIHTTDHVGAYQEPEWLDARRLQLVLYYTEPAPDLQHDPPQGPIRAYTIEPRNGHLVFQFELDEHVLAEVAAYRDRYSTDILIGLTIVQRDPPVAEADPLPQPAASESAPARTVALGSETPPTPRVADRWHLDTVVIDAGHGGKDPGAVANGVREKDITLAVALKLGEYLERLLGVRVVYTRKDDRFVGLRERGRIANEAGGKLFISLHCNALPGNRRVHGAETYFLGLHKTEAARRVMERENSVVRLEEDPSQYEHFTEQELILMTLAQSAYLRKSEKLAMLVQEQFAERVGRVNRGVKQAGFYVLWSASMPAILVELGFLTNPQEAAFLKSKEGQAYMASAIFRAVRTFKEHYERELAFPAAR encoded by the coding sequence ATGCGGGCGGCACTGCTACTGTTGCTGATCGGGTGCTTCTGGGAGAGCGCGTGGGCCCATGCGCTGCCGCAGGTGACGCGCGTTTCGTTCGCGCCACGCTCCGATCAGAGCGGCTATGTGATTCGCATTCACACGACCGATCACGTGGGCGCCTACCAGGAGCCGGAGTGGCTGGACGCCCGTCGCCTTCAGCTTGTGCTCTATTACACCGAGCCGGCACCCGATCTGCAGCACGATCCACCGCAGGGGCCGATCCGGGCCTACACGATCGAGCCCCGCAACGGTCACCTGGTCTTTCAATTCGAGCTGGACGAACACGTCTTGGCCGAGGTGGCGGCCTACCGGGATCGCTACTCGACGGACATCCTCATCGGGCTGACCATCGTGCAGCGTGATCCGCCGGTAGCCGAAGCGGACCCCCTGCCGCAACCGGCCGCGAGCGAATCGGCGCCGGCGCGGACGGTGGCGCTGGGGAGCGAAACGCCCCCGACGCCCCGGGTGGCCGATCGCTGGCACCTGGACACCGTCGTGATCGATGCGGGGCACGGCGGGAAGGATCCGGGCGCGGTGGCCAATGGCGTGCGGGAAAAGGACATCACGCTGGCCGTGGCGCTGAAGCTGGGTGAGTATCTGGAGCGGCTGCTGGGCGTGCGGGTCGTCTACACGCGCAAAGACGATCGGTTTGTCGGACTGCGTGAGCGGGGCCGCATCGCCAACGAAGCGGGCGGCAAGCTCTTCATCTCGCTCCACTGTAATGCATTGCCCGGCAACCGCCGGGTGCACGGCGCCGAGACGTACTTCCTGGGTTTACATAAAACCGAGGCGGCCCGCCGCGTGATGGAACGGGAAAACAGCGTCGTGCGCCTGGAAGAGGATCCGTCGCAGTACGAGCACTTCACCGAGCAGGAGCTGATCCTGATGACGCTGGCGCAGAGTGCCTACCTGCGCAAAAGCGAGAAGCTGGCCATGCTCGTGCAGGAGCAGTTCGCCGAGCGCGTGGGACGCGTCAACCGCGGCGTCAAGCAGGCGGGCTTCTACGTGCTCTGGAGCGCTTCGATGCCGGCCATCCTGGTGGAGCTGGGCTTTCTGACCAACCCGCAGGAGGCGGCTTTCCTCAAAAGCAAGGAAGGCCAGGCCTACATGGCCAGCGCCATCTTCCGGGCGGTGCGCACCTTCAAGGAACACTACGAACGGGAACTGGCGTTTCCAGCCGCGCGATGA
- a CDS encoding adenine phosphoribosyltransferase, producing MNATALETLKQAIRTVPDFPEPGIQFKDITPVLGHPELLRLAIEALLEPFQEQEITKVVGIESRGFILGGMLAHHLDAGFVPVRKKGKLPYQTLAESYQLEYGTDTIEMHIDAIEPGDRVLIHDDVIATGGTAEATIRLVERAGGEVVGCAFLIELTGLQGRKRLPAHVPVHTVLQL from the coding sequence ATGAACGCGACGGCGCTGGAAACGCTCAAACAGGCCATCCGTACGGTGCCCGACTTTCCCGAACCGGGCATTCAGTTCAAAGACATTACCCCTGTCCTGGGGCATCCCGAGTTGCTCCGCCTGGCCATCGAGGCGCTGCTGGAGCCGTTTCAGGAGCAGGAAATCACGAAAGTGGTGGGCATCGAGTCGCGGGGCTTTATTCTGGGCGGCATGCTGGCGCACCACCTGGACGCCGGTTTCGTGCCGGTGCGCAAGAAAGGCAAGCTGCCCTACCAGACCCTTGCAGAAAGCTATCAACTGGAATACGGCACCGATACGATCGAAATGCACATCGACGCCATCGAGCCCGGCGATCGCGTGTTGATCCACGACGACGTGATCGCTACGGGCGGGACGGCCGAGGCCACGATTCGCCTGGTCGAGCGGGCCGGGGGCGAGGTGGTCGGCTGTGCCTTTCTGATCGAACTGACCGGATTGCAGGGGCGTAAGCGACTGCCGGCTCACGTGCCGGTCCATACGGTGCTTCAACTCTGA
- a CDS encoding RidA family protein, producing MPERTIIKTPRAPAAIGPYSQAVLVGDTLYCSGQIAIDPKTGSLITDSIERETEQVLENLGAVLRAAGMDYKDVVRCTVYMTDINDYAQINEVYSRYFNESPPAREAVQVAALPRGARVEISCIAVRQTPST from the coding sequence GTGCCTGAGCGAACGATCATCAAGACGCCCCGTGCGCCGGCGGCCATCGGTCCCTACAGCCAGGCCGTACTGGTGGGCGACACGCTCTACTGCTCCGGACAGATCGCCATCGACCCGAAGACCGGCAGCCTGATCACCGACAGCATCGAGCGAGAAACCGAGCAGGTGCTGGAAAATCTGGGCGCGGTGCTGCGTGCCGCCGGCATGGACTACAAAGACGTGGTGCGCTGCACGGTGTACATGACCGACATCAACGATTACGCGCAGATCAACGAAGTGTATTCCCGCTACTTCAACGAGTCGCCGCCCGCGCGCGAAGCGGTGCAGGTGGCCGCCCTGCCCCGGGGCGCCCGTGTCGAGATCTCCTGCATTGCCGTCCGTCAGACGCCCTCGACCTGA
- a CDS encoding SDR family oxidoreductase, producing MDLGLQDRIALVTGASSGLGWAAALELAREGCRVAICSRSEARIQAAARRIVEALGLAEDRVLPLVCDVTDEAQIIRMIEQVVDRWNVLNILVTNAGGPPAGYIGDFTADDWRAALELNLLSTINLCRHALPHLRRAAREPNGLARILMITSISAKQPIPNLYLSNAARAGVQGFAKSLAEELGPEGITVNTLLPGYTRTERLQELARVQQQRTGRSLEEIETSWAEQAALKRIGEPHEFAAAVAFLASARASYITGVAFPVDGGRSKHLL from the coding sequence ATGGATCTGGGTTTGCAGGATCGTATTGCGCTGGTGACGGGTGCCAGCAGCGGGCTGGGCTGGGCGGCGGCGCTGGAACTGGCCCGCGAAGGGTGCCGCGTGGCCATCTGCTCGCGTTCGGAGGCGCGCATTCAGGCGGCAGCCCGCCGCATTGTCGAAGCACTCGGCCTGGCCGAAGACCGGGTACTGCCGCTGGTCTGCGACGTGACCGACGAGGCGCAGATCATCCGGATGATCGAACAGGTGGTCGATCGGTGGAACGTCCTGAACATTCTGGTGACGAACGCCGGCGGGCCACCGGCCGGCTACATCGGCGACTTTACGGCCGACGACTGGCGGGCGGCCCTGGAGCTGAACTTGCTCAGCACGATCAACCTCTGCCGACATGCGCTGCCGCACCTGCGCCGCGCGGCCCGCGAGCCGAACGGCCTGGCCCGCATTCTGATGATCACCTCCATTTCGGCCAAGCAGCCGATCCCGAACCTGTATCTGTCGAACGCCGCGCGGGCGGGCGTGCAGGGCTTCGCGAAGAGTCTGGCCGAGGAACTGGGACCTGAAGGCATCACCGTCAACACGCTGCTGCCGGGCTACACGCGCACCGAACGGTTGCAGGAGCTGGCCCGGGTGCAGCAGCAGCGCACCGGCCGCTCCCTTGAAGAAATCGAGACAAGCTGGGCCGAACAGGCCGCGCTGAAGCGGATCGGCGAGCCGCACGAGTTTGCCGCGGCCGTGGCCTTTCTGGCCAGTGCCCGCGCCAGCTACATCACGGGCGTAGCCTTCCCGGTCGATGGCGGACGCTCGAAGCACCTGCTCTGA